Part of the Bacilli bacterium genome, GAAATTTTCGATGATCTTGAGCGTCGCAGTCGTCGGGGTGCTCTCCTTTATTTTCGGCAAATTGATCTTTACGCTGGTGCCGGTTTTCGTAGAAAGCTTTTTGTTCAAACATGCGTTTGAAAACCAGATTCTGCACAATTTGATCGAGGGAATCATCAAAATCATCCTGTTGTTGGCCTATTTGTACTTTATCTCGCAAACGCCCTTAATCAAGCGCCTGTTCCAATATCACGGCGCAGAGCATAAAGTGATCAGCTGTTACGAGGCGGGTTTGGAACTGAATGTCCGCAACGTGCAGCAATTCAGCACGCTGCATTACCGCTGCGGCAGCAGTTTTATCGTCCTGACCGTTATTCTGGGCGTTATTATCTATTCGTTTGTGCAATATGATACATTGTGGGAGCGGGTATATGAGCGGCTGCTCTTATTGCCCGTCGTGATCGGCGTTTCGTATGAAACGCTGCGTCTTACGAACAGCCTCCGCAATATTCCCGTTTTGCGCGCGCTTG contains:
- a CDS encoding DUF1385 domain-containing protein, whose protein sequence is MPQKKCPVYGGQAVIEGVMFAGQTVNVTAVRRKNNEIEFFEVPKNEQTWVKWLKRIPLIRGIVGIIDASAKGSRHLTFSAEVYAEDEEAEDGAKAKAEKPAKKDEESIFSKFSMILSVAVVGVLSFIFGKLIFTLVPVFVESFLFKHAFENQILHNLIEGIIKIILLLAYLYFISQTPLIKRLFQYHGAEHKVISCYEAGLELNVRNVQQFSTLHYRCGSSFIVLTVILGVIIYSFVQYDTLWERVYERLLLLPVVIGVSYETLRLTNSLRNIPVLRALGYPGLWLQLLTTKQPSDEQVEVSIASFKRMLELDREHLTNKMIR